Proteins from a genomic interval of Bdellovibrionales bacterium:
- a CDS encoding CBS domain-containing protein yields the protein MVAHPVTVSPDVGIVDAHEIMRGWGMRHLPVVVGDEIVGVLSERDIYRSISIKGTNKFSVREAMSDSPYVVSSGSTLKEVVNEMAKNKYGCVLVKGLKGGVRGIFTRTDALYVLCQLLSDPEDDFRIMNIEDYLTHHQKLAV from the coding sequence ATGGTGGCACACCCTGTAACTGTTTCGCCAGACGTCGGAATTGTTGATGCTCATGAAATCATGCGTGGCTGGGGCATGAGACACCTGCCGGTGGTCGTTGGAGATGAAATCGTGGGCGTTCTCAGCGAAAGGGATATTTACCGATCAATTTCCATTAAGGGAACCAACAAATTCAGCGTTCGAGAGGCCATGAGCGATAGTCCCTATGTTGTCTCTTCCGGATCTACTCTGAAGGAAGTGGTCAATGAGATGGCAAAAAATAAATATGGTTGTGTGCTCGTGAAAGGATTAAAGGGAGGAGTTCGTGGTATTTTTACAAGAACTGATGCTCTTTATGTTCTATGTCAATTGTTGTCAGACCCAGAAGATGATTTTCGGATTATGAATATAGAGGACTATCTCACACATCATCAGAAACTAGCTGTATGA
- a CDS encoding serine hydroxymethyltransferase — translation MSELNESDPQIAAIIAAEMHRQQNGLEMIASENYTSRAVMEAQGSCLTNKYAEGYPGKRYYGGCEEVDKSEQLAIDRAKQLFGCEHANVQPHSGSQANMAVFLAAAQAGDTILGMDLSHGGHLTHGCPVNFSGFLFKATHYGLDSKTELLDYNEIRDIAKKCRPTLLIAGYSAYPRILDFAKFQEIAREVGAKLLVDMAHFAGLVAGGVHPSPIPYADYTTTTTHKTLRGPRGGMILCSEDNSKSINSKIFPGIQGGPLEHVIAAKAVAFGEALKPEFKSYCESVIENAKVLAETLMTSGFKLVTNGTENHLMLIDLSSKNVTGKDAEKLLGQAGITVNKNTVPNEKRSPFVTSGIRIGTPALTTRGMKKEEMKAIGGWIADVLDHPTDESFTTKVRNQILELCQRYPIY, via the coding sequence ATGTCTGAATTGAATGAATCAGATCCTCAGATTGCAGCAATTATCGCAGCAGAAATGCATCGTCAGCAAAATGGCCTGGAGATGATTGCAAGTGAGAACTACACATCTCGTGCCGTCATGGAAGCTCAGGGCTCTTGCCTGACCAACAAGTACGCCGAAGGCTATCCCGGAAAGCGCTACTATGGAGGCTGTGAAGAGGTCGATAAATCTGAGCAACTAGCAATAGATCGAGCCAAACAGCTTTTTGGCTGCGAGCATGCAAATGTTCAGCCTCATTCAGGGTCTCAAGCCAATATGGCTGTTTTTTTGGCAGCCGCTCAGGCGGGAGATACCATCTTGGGTATGGACCTATCCCACGGGGGACACCTCACACACGGCTGTCCTGTCAATTTTAGTGGCTTCCTCTTCAAGGCCACCCATTATGGGCTCGATTCAAAAACAGAGCTTCTTGATTACAACGAAATTCGCGACATCGCAAAGAAATGCCGACCCACTTTGCTTATTGCCGGTTACAGCGCTTACCCAAGAATCTTGGATTTTGCTAAGTTCCAGGAAATCGCCAGAGAAGTCGGAGCAAAACTCTTAGTTGATATGGCTCATTTCGCTGGATTGGTGGCTGGTGGAGTTCACCCCTCCCCTATTCCTTATGCTGATTACACGACGACAACAACGCACAAAACACTTCGTGGACCACGTGGCGGAATGATACTTTGTAGTGAGGACAATTCAAAAAGTATCAATAGTAAAATCTTTCCGGGCATTCAAGGAGGTCCTCTTGAGCACGTCATCGCTGCGAAGGCTGTGGCTTTTGGTGAAGCGCTGAAACCTGAATTCAAGTCTTACTGTGAAAGCGTTATTGAAAACGCAAAGGTTCTCGCTGAGACGCTCATGACTAGCGGTTTTAAGCTGGTCACAAATGGAACAGAAAATCATCTGATGCTCATCGACTTGTCTAGCAAAAATGTGACTGGAAAAGATGCGGAAAAGCTACTTGGTCAAGCTGGAATCACTGTCAACAAGAACACGGTCCCCAACGAGAAACGTTCACCTTTTGTTACCAGTGGAATTCGAATTGGAACTCCTGCCCTCACGACTCGGGGAATGAAAAAAGAAGAGATGAAAGCAATAGGAGGATGGATTGCAGACGTCCTGGACCATCCAACCGACGAATCCTTCACTACAAAAGTCCGAAACCAAATTCTTGAACTGTGTCAGCGATATCCGATATACTGA
- a CDS encoding RpiB/LacA/LacB family sugar-phosphate isomerase — MDLKTHLIKAFPHIEWIDLGAFDENRVDYPDYASILCERLLNRPQSKGVLICGSGQGMSMRANKYPHIRAAVVWSEVTVKLAREHNDANVICLGARLIEPALAENLLQFFLTTAFEGGRHTDRVKKIGQPVKVK; from the coding sequence ATCGACTTAAAAACTCACCTGATAAAGGCGTTTCCTCATATTGAGTGGATTGATCTGGGTGCCTTTGACGAAAACCGAGTGGACTACCCCGACTATGCATCAATTCTTTGTGAAAGGCTTTTAAATAGGCCTCAGTCAAAAGGGGTTTTGATTTGTGGCTCAGGACAGGGGATGTCCATGAGGGCTAATAAATACCCTCACATCCGGGCGGCTGTCGTTTGGTCTGAGGTCACGGTTAAGTTGGCTCGTGAACACAATGATGCGAACGTCATCTGCTTGGGCGCCCGACTGATCGAGCCAGCTCTCGCAGAGAACTTACTGCAATTCTTTTTGACAACAGCATTTGAGGGCGGACGACACACAGATCGAGTGAAGAAAATTGGTCAGCCCGTAAAAGTTAAATAA
- a CDS encoding penicillin acylase family protein, with product MARVSLFSTDGFPRKNWQGWLSSEEAPQEINPTSGFVHSANQRPVSRAGSSYLGWSYPEAFRGKRIVDFLKTQEVGFS from the coding sequence ATGGCCAGGGTAAGTTTATTCTCGACGGACGGTTTTCCAAGGAAAAACTGGCAGGGCTGGCTGTCCTCCGAAGAAGCCCCTCAAGAAATTAATCCAACATCAGGCTTTGTTCATTCAGCGAATCAGCGTCCTGTCTCTCGAGCTGGATCCAGTTACCTGGGATGGAGTTACCCAGAAGCATTTCGTGGCAAACGAATTGTCGATTTTTTAAAAACTCAAGAAGTGGGATTTTCTTGA
- a CDS encoding penicillin acylase family protein has product MAFRLSGYSDDLVLTRYLQKYGHESVENLFPEHLSLEIPFAKVRTKNILHPSGPKEKVFVTSLKTFPDSFQPIPGNGSNNWAVNGSKTKSGYTLLANDTHLSYSLPSIWYEMQLSSPGISVYGVTIPGAPGIIIGYNEKIAWATTNASTDVMDWYEIEFRDETSEDYLADGQWVHPIISSEYITTKGGKGERSKIDILWTHLGPVVHREGRIGLALRWVAQESSNELKALLNLNRSQSFQQCLSSLVDFRSPAQNFICADANNISIRHNGRLPKRQNGQGKFILDGRFSKEKLAGLAVLRRSPSRN; this is encoded by the coding sequence ATGGCTTTTCGTCTTTCGGGCTACAGTGACGATTTGGTTTTGACGAGATATTTGCAAAAATATGGACATGAAAGTGTCGAAAATCTATTTCCAGAACATCTTTCTTTGGAGATTCCTTTTGCAAAGGTGAGAACGAAAAACATTCTTCATCCTTCTGGGCCAAAGGAAAAAGTATTTGTGACTTCTCTCAAAACTTTTCCAGATTCGTTTCAACCGATTCCAGGTAACGGCAGCAACAACTGGGCAGTCAATGGATCCAAGACCAAATCTGGATATACCTTGCTTGCCAATGATACGCATTTATCTTATAGCCTGCCGTCAATTTGGTATGAAATGCAGCTAAGTTCGCCTGGTATTTCTGTGTATGGAGTGACGATACCTGGTGCTCCGGGCATAATTATCGGATACAACGAAAAAATTGCTTGGGCGACAACAAACGCCTCTACTGATGTAATGGACTGGTATGAGATTGAGTTTCGTGACGAAACAAGTGAAGACTATCTGGCCGACGGCCAATGGGTTCATCCAATCATTAGTTCTGAATACATCACAACGAAGGGAGGGAAGGGAGAAAGAAGTAAGATCGATATTCTCTGGACGCATTTAGGCCCTGTGGTGCACAGAGAGGGGAGGATTGGACTGGCACTGAGATGGGTGGCACAAGAGTCGAGCAACGAACTGAAGGCACTCCTGAATCTCAATCGGTCTCAGAGCTTTCAGCAATGTCTGAGCTCACTTGTCGATTTTAGATCTCCAGCTCAAAATTTTATTTGTGCGGACGCTAATAATATCAGTATTAGACACAATGGGCGCCTGCCAAAGCGACAAAATGGCCAGGGTAAGTTTATTCTCGACGGACGGTTTTCCAAGGAAAAACTGGCAGGGCTGGCTGTCCTCCGAAGAAGCCCCTCAAGAAATTAA
- the fabG gene encoding 3-oxoacyl-[acyl-carrier-protein] reductase, producing the protein MNLEGKTVLVTGGSRGIGAGIARTLATAGARVAITFSSRPDAAEEVLKGLPAHNHLSLQLVIANEDSVHRCIDQLMSTFERLDGVVNNAGVTRDQLLLRMKTEDFDQVINTNLRGTYLITKSVMKPMIKARGGSIVNITSVIGHSGNAGQANYAASKAGTEGFTRSVAQEVASRGIRLNCVAPGFIVTDMTGALDDKQKGQILDSIPMRRLGQTEDVAQAVLFLLSDSSSYMTGQTLHVNGGMYM; encoded by the coding sequence ATGAACCTAGAGGGAAAAACTGTATTGGTGACCGGAGGCAGTAGGGGTATTGGAGCTGGAATTGCGAGAACTTTGGCAACGGCAGGTGCTCGCGTTGCCATTACGTTTTCTTCTCGGCCAGATGCAGCCGAAGAGGTTCTCAAAGGTCTTCCCGCTCACAATCATCTGAGTTTGCAATTGGTTATTGCGAATGAAGACTCTGTGCATCGCTGTATAGATCAGTTGATGAGTACCTTTGAGCGACTCGATGGGGTCGTCAATAATGCAGGAGTTACCCGCGATCAGCTTTTACTGCGCATGAAAACTGAAGATTTTGATCAAGTGATAAATACAAATCTCCGCGGGACCTATTTAATTACAAAAAGTGTGATGAAACCAATGATTAAAGCCAGGGGCGGATCCATTGTTAATATCACGAGCGTCATAGGGCATTCTGGAAACGCAGGACAGGCAAACTATGCCGCCAGCAAAGCGGGTACCGAGGGATTTACTCGATCAGTTGCGCAAGAAGTCGCATCGCGTGGAATTCGGCTCAACTGTGTGGCGCCTGGATTTATTGTGACAGACATGACAGGGGCCTTAGACGATAAGCAAAAGGGTCAAATTTTGGATTCTATCCCGATGCGTCGCCTGGGTCAGACGGAAGATGTTGCACAGGCAGTTCTTTTCTTGCTCAGCGACTCGTCCTCCTATATGACCGGTCAAACTCTCCACGTAAATGGAGGGATGTACATGTGA
- a CDS encoding penicillin acylase family protein, which translates to MQVVYDTAGIPHILAQSDEDLYWVQGYITAKDRLWQMDFQSRVADGSLSELIGEKAKAIDEYFVKLGMRQAIAAAEKELNSDTITRQPSKSYVEGVNAYINSLAEDDYPIEYFLTRTRPRLWTSRQISALLEAHGFSSFGLQ; encoded by the coding sequence GTGCAAGTGGTCTATGATACGGCTGGGATTCCTCATATATTGGCTCAAAGCGATGAAGACCTCTATTGGGTTCAAGGGTACATAACAGCAAAAGATCGCCTCTGGCAGATGGATTTTCAGTCACGGGTCGCTGACGGATCCTTATCCGAGTTGATAGGTGAGAAAGCCAAAGCCATAGACGAGTATTTTGTTAAGCTGGGGATGAGACAGGCAATCGCCGCTGCTGAAAAGGAATTGAACAGTGATACAATCACTCGCCAACCATCCAAATCCTACGTGGAAGGAGTGAATGCTTACATTAACTCTCTTGCGGAGGATGATTATCCCATCGAATATTTTCTGACGAGGACAAGGCCTCGACTGTGGACATCACGGCAAATATCGGCCTTGTTGGAAGCTCATGGCTTTTCGTCTTTCGGGCTACAGTGA
- a CDS encoding M23 family metallopeptidase, producing MTSTGSTSAADVQPYDLLLPEFQGPYLRPGPRNGGGPFFSETFLLDWPVNSAKLTQKFRPPSNLSHQGIDLSGRMNTPILAAHSGIVVYAGGGFKGYGKLIIIEFNDEWATLYGHLNRFQVKTGDWVSKGQAIGKMGRTGRVSGVHLHFELIHRKQPIDPLSLLRWQGEVAAHFSDRSLLTNSYESND from the coding sequence TTGACATCAACAGGGTCGACATCAGCTGCCGACGTGCAGCCCTACGACCTCCTCTTGCCTGAGTTCCAAGGTCCTTATCTCAGGCCCGGACCTCGCAATGGGGGCGGCCCCTTTTTTAGTGAGACCTTTTTGTTGGACTGGCCGGTTAATTCCGCCAAGCTCACTCAAAAATTTCGGCCTCCTTCAAATCTCAGTCACCAAGGAATTGATCTGTCTGGAAGAATGAACACTCCAATACTGGCGGCCCACAGTGGAATTGTGGTGTATGCCGGAGGTGGATTTAAAGGCTATGGCAAATTGATCATTATCGAATTTAATGATGAATGGGCAACGCTTTACGGTCACCTCAACCGCTTTCAAGTTAAAACTGGAGATTGGGTTTCCAAAGGGCAAGCAATTGGAAAGATGGGACGAACAGGACGGGTTTCGGGCGTTCATTTGCACTTTGAGTTGATCCATCGCAAACAGCCCATAGACCCGCTTTCCCTCCTTCGTTGGCAAGGAGAAGTTGCAGCTCATTTCTCAGATCGAAGCCTTCTCACAAATAGTTACGAGTCAAATGATTGA
- a CDS encoding insulinase family protein — protein sequence MFTQLRIFVLLSVSCLALHGRAMEKISPKCRTELTKLRELREQKDSLRRRVLKLPNGLVIILFSDLKASKSAVALAVGSGSMQDPQGRPGSFHFLEHMVFINSNEYPEVDGYSRYVQGNGGIYNGMTGINYTVYPADIKPDKFPEALSRLSAFFRDPKLSEEYIGKELNAVNQEYQNNKSKDSRRLWHITQKMIGKDHPLGRSFQGNSQTLADVRMTDLRELFDTHYVSGNLKLVLAGPQSLDELETLATQHFGPLPKRKFQQFLLPPLKLNSPGMIPVARVKSLTDRILGLSFRLPHDSSEITSSNSQILGDAIRKLTPGGFAHHLIQEGLIESVLATNEPLAESGDLFEIEFKLSPAGVSRWKEIVATTHGFLLQLSRQALPHEFIASSKEIDTFDYLHSRSVLNFDFAYRQATLALSVPPEYTLEAGHFPVHPSARKIQQRARQMLEPSRWAIVISDPGFTGDLKSDHYDIEYSLSDLPIDSLLLADTEPTNFVLPGKNPFFSNDRTPLKVTTAPSNELRAGSNLIYRPEDSFEQAKVGLRIEVITPAPQNAREVGLLFLSKILVSESLSANTQMAWAAGINAGSSTPNLVPMASNRMDFAAFGPRASLPLVLNEMSNAIRQLDVTPIRFSVRKESYLHKLDTSDLQEASDQARFEWYLRVFYGLTIEQLASALREITFEEVVAKTREWMKNSHANVLAHGELLSDEARAWSQDFLQNSLIAQSNAAAPKLVKTPALTAGQVQRMTSTRRGGGGVVRLEAELGGTQEIEKWASAKIFMTFIGPAFFKELRTEQEWGYSVGAAQKSTAQGLSLLFSIQSTKNLDAVEKAMTDWINDHAIQDFSQISDQEFEDFRNAMIYELERPLSSMEESMGRLSYWFDLDLPDTVRGSLLASLKSLTKERVIELMSQVLKDKVNGWRIFRIDHKLDVGLE from the coding sequence GTGTTTACCCAACTTAGGATTTTTGTTCTTTTGAGCGTATCCTGCCTAGCTCTTCATGGCCGTGCCATGGAGAAAATATCTCCGAAATGCAGGACTGAGTTAACAAAGTTGAGAGAATTGAGAGAACAAAAAGATTCTCTCCGGCGGCGTGTTCTAAAATTACCCAATGGCCTCGTCATTATTTTATTTTCTGATCTCAAGGCAAGCAAATCCGCTGTGGCTCTTGCCGTGGGCAGTGGAAGTATGCAGGACCCTCAGGGGCGGCCGGGTAGCTTCCATTTTTTGGAGCACATGGTTTTCATCAATTCAAATGAGTATCCCGAAGTCGACGGATACTCGAGATACGTTCAAGGCAATGGTGGCATCTACAATGGCATGACTGGAATCAATTACACTGTCTATCCTGCTGATATTAAACCAGACAAGTTTCCTGAGGCATTGTCTCGCCTCAGTGCCTTCTTTCGCGATCCCAAATTGTCCGAAGAATACATAGGGAAAGAGCTCAACGCCGTTAATCAAGAATATCAAAACAACAAAAGCAAAGACTCAAGAAGACTGTGGCATATCACTCAAAAGATGATTGGGAAGGACCACCCCCTCGGACGGTCCTTCCAGGGAAATTCCCAGACCTTGGCTGATGTTCGCATGACTGATCTACGTGAACTCTTTGATACTCATTATGTATCTGGCAATTTGAAACTTGTTCTGGCGGGGCCTCAATCATTGGACGAACTGGAAACTTTGGCGACCCAGCATTTTGGTCCTCTGCCCAAACGAAAATTTCAACAGTTTCTCCTCCCGCCTCTGAAACTCAATTCACCCGGCATGATTCCTGTCGCAAGAGTCAAGAGTTTGACAGACAGAATACTCGGTCTTTCTTTTCGCCTGCCTCACGATAGTTCTGAGATCACCTCTTCGAACTCCCAAATCTTAGGAGATGCGATTAGAAAGCTCACCCCTGGTGGGTTTGCCCATCATTTAATCCAAGAGGGGTTGATAGAGTCGGTACTCGCCACGAATGAACCCCTCGCAGAGTCCGGAGATCTTTTTGAAATTGAGTTTAAGCTTTCTCCAGCTGGAGTCAGCCGATGGAAAGAGATTGTCGCTACAACACATGGCTTTTTGCTACAGCTCAGTCGCCAAGCCCTACCACATGAGTTTATCGCAAGTTCGAAGGAGATTGATACTTTTGATTATTTGCACAGTCGGAGTGTGTTAAACTTTGACTTTGCCTATCGGCAAGCAACTCTTGCCCTTTCTGTCCCGCCTGAATACACCTTAGAAGCGGGACATTTTCCCGTTCATCCTTCGGCTCGAAAGATCCAGCAAAGAGCCAGGCAAATGCTCGAGCCGAGCCGCTGGGCCATTGTGATATCAGATCCTGGCTTCACAGGTGATCTCAAATCTGATCATTATGACATCGAATATTCCCTCTCGGATTTACCGATCGACTCTCTGCTTCTGGCAGACACCGAGCCAACAAATTTTGTCCTTCCAGGGAAAAACCCTTTCTTTTCAAATGATCGAACTCCGTTAAAAGTGACGACGGCCCCCAGCAATGAATTGAGAGCAGGATCAAACCTCATTTATCGTCCTGAAGATTCATTCGAGCAGGCTAAGGTGGGCTTAAGGATTGAAGTTATCACTCCAGCTCCACAGAATGCGAGAGAAGTTGGGCTGTTGTTTCTGTCGAAAATTCTCGTTTCTGAATCTCTGTCAGCAAATACCCAAATGGCATGGGCAGCAGGTATCAATGCGGGATCCTCCACGCCTAATCTTGTTCCCATGGCCTCAAATCGAATGGACTTTGCCGCATTTGGCCCTCGGGCATCTCTCCCGCTTGTTCTCAACGAAATGAGCAATGCCATCAGACAACTGGACGTAACCCCGATTCGATTTTCTGTCCGGAAAGAAAGCTATTTGCATAAGCTTGACACTTCTGATCTTCAAGAGGCGAGCGACCAGGCTCGGTTTGAATGGTATTTGCGAGTCTTCTATGGTTTGACCATTGAGCAATTGGCCTCGGCTTTGCGTGAGATTACTTTTGAGGAGGTTGTCGCTAAGACAAGGGAATGGATGAAAAATTCTCATGCAAATGTTTTAGCTCACGGAGAACTATTGTCAGATGAAGCCAGGGCATGGAGTCAGGATTTTTTGCAGAATTCCTTGATTGCGCAGTCCAATGCCGCTGCACCCAAACTCGTGAAAACTCCTGCTCTTACTGCTGGTCAAGTGCAGCGCATGACCTCAACTCGACGTGGAGGAGGAGGTGTCGTGAGACTGGAAGCTGAGCTCGGAGGGACTCAAGAAATTGAGAAATGGGCTTCAGCAAAAATATTTATGACTTTTATCGGTCCAGCCTTTTTCAAGGAACTACGGACAGAGCAAGAGTGGGGTTATTCAGTGGGCGCAGCGCAGAAGTCCACAGCCCAAGGACTTTCTCTTCTTTTTTCGATACAAAGCACAAAAAATCTAGATGCTGTTGAGAAAGCTATGACAGACTGGATAAATGATCATGCCATACAAGATTTTAGTCAAATCTCAGATCAGGAATTCGAGGATTTCCGCAACGCAATGATTTACGAACTCGAACGCCCGCTTTCGTCCATGGAAGAAAGCATGGGAAGGCTGAGTTATTGGTTTGACCTCGACCTGCCCGATACGGTGAGAGGCAGTTTGTTAGCAAGCTTGAAATCACTGACGAAAGAAAGAGTGATTGAACTCATGAGCCAGGTATTGAAAGACAAAGTCAATGGATGGAGAATTTTCCGAATTGACCACAAGCTGGATGTGGGATTGGAATAA
- a CDS encoding M20/M25/M40 family metallo-hydrolase, whose protein sequence is MKVVIKNMRNILGKRWRHGVLGLLTVSLMWFNNCGKVYEPKLVSASCNQTKLVSPDELDKLIHEAHMLSESTQRIRCPGFFAVLKDDDSSPVAQVRAKLATNDCNQGGPPVDPIPPSPDEIKDRIIKELLPRANPQNIRNWVVKMSDNSLWPTRYHLSANNNAVSAWIQQEFQKLAAGRADVKVTLVSHQNTPQKSVEVLIGGTGANKSKFVVLGGHQDSINGQGSRNNPEAIAPGADDNASGVASLLEAFRIMMDGNYYPDATIAFYTYAAEEVGLVGSQEIARSYANASKSVLGVMQIDMAMYSSRGKTKYSFYK, encoded by the coding sequence TTGAAAGTAGTTATTAAGAATATGAGAAATATCCTCGGAAAAAGATGGCGACACGGAGTTCTGGGGTTACTGACAGTCTCCTTGATGTGGTTCAATAATTGCGGAAAAGTCTATGAACCAAAATTGGTTAGCGCTTCATGCAATCAGACGAAACTCGTATCACCAGATGAGTTAGACAAGCTGATTCACGAAGCCCACATGTTGTCCGAATCTACCCAACGCATCAGGTGTCCTGGATTTTTTGCCGTATTAAAAGACGACGATTCCAGTCCTGTTGCTCAAGTCAGAGCCAAGCTTGCGACGAACGATTGCAATCAAGGAGGTCCTCCAGTTGATCCAATTCCTCCGTCACCAGATGAAATAAAGGATCGAATTATTAAGGAGCTTTTGCCGAGAGCCAATCCGCAAAACATCCGCAATTGGGTGGTTAAGATGAGTGATAATTCATTGTGGCCAACGAGATACCACCTCTCTGCGAACAACAATGCCGTCTCAGCATGGATCCAGCAAGAGTTTCAAAAACTGGCGGCCGGACGGGCCGACGTGAAAGTCACATTAGTGAGTCATCAGAATACCCCTCAGAAATCAGTAGAAGTATTGATCGGAGGGACCGGTGCCAACAAAAGCAAATTCGTTGTGTTAGGAGGACACCAAGACTCAATAAATGGACAGGGAAGTAGAAATAATCCTGAGGCAATAGCGCCAGGCGCTGATGACAACGCTTCGGGAGTTGCCTCACTGCTTGAGGCCTTTAGAATAATGATGGATGGAAATTACTATCCAGATGCGACCATAGCATTTTATACTTACGCGGCCGAAGAAGTGGGTTTAGTTGGAAGTCAAGAAATCGCTCGCTCCTATGCGAATGCAAGTAAAAGTGTATTGGGTGTCATGCAGATTGATATGGCCATGTATTCTTCACGAGGAAAAACCAAATATTCTTTTTATAAATGA
- the fabF gene encoding beta-ketoacyl-ACP synthase II produces MASGGNRFRRPAREQRRVVVTGLSSITPLGNTATETWEGLISGRSGIGLISFFDTSQFDVKIGGEVKNFSVDDYVPKKEQKKMDRFTHFAIAGAKMALKDSGLEMTESIALKTGVLTGVGIGGLPVIESSRDTVVARGPSRISPFFIPTVISNMAAGNISILFGTKGPNYTLTSACASGAHAIGEAAGYIRNGQCDVMFAGGTEGTVCPLAVGGFAAMKALSTRNDQPKLASRPWDKDRDGFVLSEGCGMFILEEYEHALKRGARIYGELRGYGFSSDGHHMTNPIATGSGAALAMEMAINDAQINRDEIGYINAHGTSTPAGDLAETAGIKMVFGDHSKKLWVSSTKSMIGHTLGAAGAIESVFALQSLYHGIAPPTINLENPSPECDLDFVPHTAREKQLNHVMNNSFGFGGTNSSLIFSRLD; encoded by the coding sequence ATGGCCTCGGGTGGAAATCGCTTTCGTCGCCCTGCACGGGAACAAAGACGCGTCGTAGTTACTGGTTTGTCATCGATAACCCCGCTTGGCAACACGGCCACCGAAACCTGGGAAGGCCTCATCAGTGGGCGTTCTGGAATTGGCTTGATTAGCTTTTTCGACACTTCTCAGTTTGATGTTAAGATCGGCGGGGAGGTTAAAAATTTTTCCGTTGATGATTATGTGCCAAAAAAAGAGCAAAAAAAGATGGATCGCTTCACTCATTTTGCAATTGCTGGTGCAAAGATGGCCCTGAAGGACTCCGGCTTGGAGATGACAGAGTCGATTGCGCTTAAGACAGGAGTTCTGACAGGGGTTGGAATCGGTGGGTTGCCTGTGATTGAAAGTTCACGAGACACCGTCGTGGCGCGTGGGCCCTCTCGCATTTCCCCATTTTTTATTCCAACAGTTATTTCCAACATGGCCGCGGGAAATATTTCAATTTTATTTGGGACAAAAGGGCCAAACTACACATTGACCTCGGCCTGTGCTTCTGGCGCTCACGCGATCGGCGAAGCCGCTGGGTATATCCGGAATGGTCAATGTGACGTCATGTTCGCCGGTGGCACAGAAGGAACGGTATGTCCCCTAGCTGTTGGTGGTTTTGCCGCAATGAAGGCGCTCTCTACGCGAAATGACCAGCCGAAGCTGGCCTCTCGTCCTTGGGATAAGGATCGAGATGGTTTTGTTTTGTCTGAAGGTTGCGGGATGTTTATCCTCGAGGAATACGAACATGCCTTGAAGCGAGGTGCACGAATTTACGGCGAGCTTCGAGGTTACGGATTTAGTTCAGATGGACACCATATGACCAATCCCATTGCGACTGGCTCTGGAGCCGCTCTTGCGATGGAAATGGCTATTAATGATGCTCAGATAAATAGGGATGAGATTGGGTACATCAATGCTCATGGAACCAGCACTCCAGCGGGAGATTTGGCTGAAACAGCAGGGATTAAGATGGTTTTTGGCGATCATTCAAAAAAACTTTGGGTGAGTAGTACCAAAAGTATGATTGGCCACACTTTGGGAGCTGCCGGAGCTATCGAAAGTGTTTTTGCCCTTCAGAGTCTCTATCATGGGATTGCACCTCCAACGATAAACCTAGAGAATCCAAGCCCGGAATGTGATCTTGATTTTGTTCCTCACACAGCGAGAGAGAAGCAACTTAATCACGTCATGAATAACAGTTTTGGATTTGGCGGAACTAATTCCAGTTTGATTTTCTCGCGACTCGATTGA
- the acpP gene encoding acyl carrier protein codes for MAIEPKVKKIIEEQLGVDPERVKLEASFIDDLGADSLDIVELVMAMEEEFEIEIPDEDAEKLKTVQDVCKYLEGKGMA; via the coding sequence ATGGCTATTGAACCTAAGGTGAAAAAGATTATTGAAGAACAACTTGGAGTAGATCCAGAGAGAGTGAAGTTGGAAGCCTCTTTTATTGACGATCTCGGAGCAGACAGCTTGGATATCGTTGAGCTTGTCATGGCAATGGAAGAGGAATTTGAAATTGAGATTCCAGACGAAGATGCAGAGAAGCTAAAGACGGTTCAAGATGTCTGCAAGTATCTTGAAGGCAAGGGAATGGCCTAA